In one Pangasianodon hypophthalmus isolate fPanHyp1 chromosome 22, fPanHyp1.pri, whole genome shotgun sequence genomic region, the following are encoded:
- the fam171a1 gene encoding protein FAM171A1: protein MRCLDLGRSAVIVLCLLGCNIWKAVTEALREDSDAKEVALKVHLSDANTHQPLSDATVEVFANHTPVARETSGSDGNIFIRFPYRLGDLLVITATKRGYVPNSTPWRPARLPVFSSLSLDLLPERAATLIVYDDEVQIVSGYQGSRLQPWVQFQRRALSLPPNATYTNLTAFLTVTHSGQNTQHFPYLQGLGSNSTGSDRRFELTPVAAISVHLLGSDGAELHVSEPISVSVPLPVNSGLKENDHIPAWRFDPKLGAWLKSSLGYVQREGGGELILTYIAPQLGYWVAAMSPINTGPVVAKDISTYHTVFLLAILGGMALILLFLLCLLLCYCRRKCSRSRRAHQKYTLTSSLESSKRDQATSMSHLNLINETQLDHVGVEPDLHTPMLKVIAHDSSTNELVSSRNELGSRSQREYRRSYTSIVSSTVHPLQVSASSSSPYPLHHAASAGRLSSESKASPHELRLSPSTTSPTASPERDLGVEHRPSDFLLSRSVDQLERPPGLLPRPGALLCCTSELQVSQGGAGYQKGRPTLLIPAHYMRLPGTHPLSGQALLLQSDERSELESIRAELNASHQPQAEVGQVDHVGEGVEEGKVGSREAGGGTVDEWPAALPEALSIPNSLSEATLGVVQMNGEDQLLAEKTLMELRGGKPLPHPRAWFVSLDGRSNAHIRHSYIDLQRAAHGAGSVGSNDASLDSGVDVSDITPGRRAKGQEKAQVMSPTVACTSLIFVEGTKANGNANANAHSEPNESESQTPACSPEENSLRPLLPKAEIEEETIMPSSPPLLPTPPLPSPPPLPDPTVEEEDESRGEKEQIVRTERAQTHLKLPSSNSAPDGLAAPEDSDENKKSPWQKREERPLLAFNLK, encoded by the exons AAGTGGCTCTGAAGGTCCACCTGAGTGACGCCAACACTCACCAACCTCTCTCCGATGCCACCGTGGAGGTCTTCGCCAATCACACCCCTGTCGCTAGGGAGACCTCCGGCAGCGACGGCAACATCTTCATCAGGTTCCCGTATCGCCTCGGTGACCTGCTTGTCATCACAGCTACCAAGCGCGGCTATGTCCCTAACTCCACCCCATGGAGACCAGCCAGGCTGCCTG TTTTCTCATCGCTGAGCCTGGATCTGCTTCCTGAGAGAGCTGCTACTTTAATAGTGTATGATGACGAGGTTCAAATCGTCTCTGGATACCAAG GATCGAGGCTTCAGCCGTGGGTTCAGTTCCAGAGGCGAGCTCTGAGTCTTCCTCCTAACGCCACCTACACCAACCTGACCGCCTTCCTCACTGTGACTCACTCGGGGCAGAACACACAGCACTTCCCGTACCTGCAGGGCCTCGGTTCTAACAGCACAG GCAGCGACCGCAGGTTTGAGCTGACCCCTGTAGCTGCCATCAGCGTTCACCTTTTGGGCAGCGatggggcggagcttcatgtCAGCGAGCCAATCAGTGTGAGTGTTCCTCTCCCTGTGAATAGCGGCTTGAAGGAGAATGACCACATTCCTGCCTGGAGGTTCGATCCCAAACTCG gagcctGGTTGAAGAGCAGTTTGGGCTACGtgcagagagaaggaggaggtgagCTCATCCTTACCTATATCGCCCCTCAGCTTGGTTACTGGGTAGCAGCCATGTCTCCTATAAACACAG gtccTGTAGTTGCAAAGGACATCAGCACATACCACACTGTGTTCCTTTTGGCCATACTGGGAGGCATGGCCCTCATCCTGCTCTTCCTCCTCTGTCTTCTGCTCTGTTACTGCAG GAGAAAGTGCTCACGCTCGAGACGAGCTCACCAGAAGTACACTCTCACCTCGTCGCTGGAGAGCTCCAAAAGAGACCAAGCCACGTCCATGTCCCACCTCAACCTCATCAACGAGACCCAACTGGACCATGTGGGGGTGGAACCAGACCTGCACACACCTATGCTGAAAGTCATCGCTCATGACTCCTCCACCAATGAGCTGGTGTCATCTCGGAACGAGCTTGGGAGTCGCTCCCAGCGAGAATATCGCCGCAGCTACACCTCCATCGTCTCGTCAACCGTCCATCCTCTGCAAGTATCTGCTTCATCTTCATCCCCGTATCCGCTGCACCACGCTGCCTCAGCAGGCCGCCTGTCCTCGGAGAGCAAGGCCAGTCCACACGAGCTCCGCCTTTCTCCATCCACGACTTCACCCACAGCTTCACCAGAGAGGGATCTGGGGGTGGAGCATCGTCCATCTGACTTCCTGCTCTCACGCTCAGTGGATCAACTAGAACGCCCTCCAGGCCTTCTGCCCCGCCCAGGAGCACTGCTCTGCTGCACGTCTGAGCTCCAGGTAAGCCAGGGCGGAGCCGGATATCAGAAAGGCCGGCCCACTTTGCTAATCCCTGCCCACTATATGCGGCTACCTGGGACACACCCTCTCTCAGGACAAGCGCTTCTGCTCCAGTCAGATGAGCGGAGCGAGCTCGAGAGCATCCGTGCAGAGCTTAATGCATCCCATCAGCCCCAAGCTGAAGTGGGGCAAGTGGACCACGTGGGCGAAGGGGTGGAGGAGGGCAAAGTAGGATCGAGGGAGGCAGGTGGAGGTACAGTGGATGAGTGGCCGGCAGCACTACCTGAAGCCTTGTCTATCCCCAACTCGCTAAGTGAGGCAACGCTTGGGGTGGTGCAGATGAATGGAGAAGATCAGCTACTGGCTGAGAAGACGTTAATGGAGCTGAGAGGTGGGAAGCCCCTCCCACACCCACGAGCCTGGTTTGTGTCACTGGATGGCCGCTCGAATGCACACATCCGCCATTCCTACATCGATCTGCAGAGGGCAGCACATGGCGCCGGCTCTGTTGGCAGCAACGATGCCAGTCTGGACTCGGGCGTAGACGTGAGTGATATCACACCAGGCCGCAGGGCCAAAGGTCAGGAAAAGGCCCAGGTTATGTCACCCACTGTGGCATGCACATCACTGATATTTGTGGAGGGTACTAAGGCTAATggtaatgctaatgctaatgctcaTTCAGAACCCAATGAGAGTGAGAGCCAAACTCCCGCCTGCAGTCCGGAAGAAAACTCGCTCAGGCCCTTGTTGCCCAAAGCTGAGATCGAGGAAGAGACTATAATGCCTTCTTCACCTCCATTGCTACCAACTCCTCCACTCCCGTCCCCTCCTCCGCTCCCAGATCCCACCGTGGAGGAGGAAGACGAGtcaagaggagaaaaagaacagaTAGTGAGGACTGAGCGTGCCCAAACGCACCTTAAGCTTCCCTCAAGCAACAGCGCCCCAGATGGTTTGGCTGCTCCCGAGGACAGCGATGAGAACAAGAAGAGTCCGTGGCAGAAGCGCGAGGAAAGGCCACTGCTTGCCTTTAACCTCAAATGA